A genomic region of Gammaproteobacteria bacterium contains the following coding sequences:
- the flgL gene encoding flagellar hook-associated protein FlgL — protein sequence MRISTGQFIQQGISQILAQQQRLAETQEQLATGRRVVRPSDDPAAATRALTLRESISTLQQYDDNINLVTSRLQIEEAALISAGDFLQRARELAIQANNATQTNETRAGIVVELQGIVEGLLSAANTRDSNNEYIFAGFRTSAPPFVTTGNGFSYIGDQGVREVQIGASRQVAIGDSGAAVFFDIANGNGTFATSASATNTGNGVIDNGSVTDISSYIADTYTVTFTTASAYEVTNSSGATVATGTQANGQSIEFLGIQAVVTGQPATGDTFTFAPSTSQDVFTTIQNLVNSLNATVTDPSSQADINNGVNAALANIDQALDNILLTRSSIGTRLNAVDDQTNLNGIFQLEAQTSLSGIEDIDIAEVISRFNQQLVSLQAAQQAFVQVQRLSLLNFL from the coding sequence ATTCGTATTTCGACAGGGCAATTTATCCAACAGGGAATAAGTCAGATATTGGCTCAGCAGCAACGCCTAGCTGAGACGCAGGAACAATTGGCAACGGGTCGTCGTGTTGTCAGGCCATCTGATGATCCTGCTGCGGCAACACGTGCATTAACATTGAGAGAATCTATCTCAACACTACAGCAATACGACGACAATATTAATTTGGTCACCAGCCGCCTGCAGATTGAAGAGGCTGCTTTAATCAGTGCGGGAGATTTTTTGCAGCGTGCGCGCGAATTAGCTATACAGGCCAATAATGCGACCCAGACAAATGAAACACGAGCCGGAATAGTAGTCGAACTGCAAGGGATAGTAGAAGGTTTGCTCAGCGCGGCTAACACACGTGATTCGAATAATGAGTACATTTTCGCTGGTTTCAGAACCAGTGCACCACCGTTTGTTACGACTGGCAATGGTTTTAGCTATATCGGTGATCAGGGTGTCAGAGAGGTTCAGATTGGTGCTTCCAGACAAGTCGCTATTGGTGATTCAGGTGCAGCGGTATTTTTTGATATTGCCAATGGCAATGGCACCTTCGCTACCAGCGCCAGCGCAACCAACACAGGCAATGGTGTGATTGATAATGGTAGTGTTACTGATATAAGTAGCTATATAGCTGATACTTATACGGTCACCTTTACAACGGCATCGGCTTACGAAGTGACTAACAGTAGTGGTGCTACCGTAGCAACAGGAACTCAAGCCAATGGGCAGTCCATCGAGTTTCTGGGTATTCAAGCAGTTGTAACAGGTCAGCCTGCAACAGGTGATACCTTTACCTTTGCACCAAGTACGAGCCAAGATGTATTCACGACAATTCAAAACCTCGTTAACAGTTTGAATGCCACGGTGACTGACCCAAGCTCGCAGGCTGATATTAATAACGGTGTCAACGCTGCGCTAGCCAATATTGACCAAGCCTTGGACAATATTTTGCTAACCCGTTCTAGTATTGGCACTCGGCTCAATGCAGTAGACGATCAGACGAATCTTAATGGTATTTTTCAACTTGAAGCACAAACTAGTCTTTCTGGTATTGAAGATATTGATATCGCCGAGGTCATTAGCAGATTCAATCAGCAGTTGGTTTCATTGCAGGCCGCACAGCAAGCCTTTGTCCAGGTTCAGCGTTTATCCCTACTTAACTTCCTATAA
- the rfbB gene encoding dTDP-glucose 4,6-dehydratase, whose translation MITHRYDAVRGKNIISHGTLLVTGGAGFIGSALVRQIILETSATVINIDKLTYAGNLASLTSVEKSDRYYFEQCDICDPEAISRVFTHYQPDAIIHLAAESHVDRSIDGPGSFIHTNIQGTYVLLDQALTYWKKLDNKKQSAFRFHHISTDEVYGSLGDDGAFTETTPYAPNSPYSASKAASDHLARAWHETYGLPVLLSNCSNNYGPYQHPEKLIPTIITNAINGKPIPVYGKGDNVRDWLFVDDHAHALRTILANGVVGEKYNVGGHNEFSNMQVVSLVCDLLDELLAQSKHKPHTSLIEFVTDRPGHDKRYAVDASKIKAELNWMPAETFETGLRRTVQWYLDNQQWCASWGDKGFSRQRLGLA comes from the coding sequence ATGATTACGCATAGATATGATGCAGTCAGAGGCAAAAACATTATTAGTCACGGAACATTATTAGTCACGGGTGGAGCAGGTTTTATTGGTTCTGCGTTGGTGCGCCAGATTATCCTAGAGACTTCAGCAACAGTTATCAATATCGATAAACTCACCTATGCCGGTAATTTAGCCTCACTTACCAGTGTCGAGAAAAGTGATCGTTATTATTTTGAGCAGTGCGATATCTGTGACCCTGAAGCAATCTCGAGAGTGTTTACGCACTATCAGCCCGACGCCATTATTCATCTTGCCGCAGAATCTCATGTTGATCGTTCTATCGATGGCCCCGGCAGTTTCATTCATACCAATATCCAGGGTACCTACGTCTTGCTGGATCAGGCATTAACGTATTGGAAAAAACTGGATAATAAAAAACAGTCGGCATTTCGTTTTCATCACATCTCTACCGACGAAGTGTATGGCTCACTGGGTGATGATGGTGCGTTTACTGAAACCACGCCCTATGCGCCGAATTCTCCATATTCGGCAAGCAAGGCCGCCTCCGATCATTTGGCTCGAGCCTGGCATGAGACCTATGGTTTGCCTGTATTATTGAGTAATTGCTCTAATAATTACGGTCCTTATCAGCACCCAGAAAAATTGATTCCTACTATTATTACCAATGCCATCAATGGCAAGCCGATTCCTGTCTACGGCAAGGGTGATAACGTGCGAGACTGGTTATTCGTTGATGATCATGCTCACGCTTTGCGAACCATTTTGGCTAATGGTGTAGTGGGAGAAAAATATAACGTCGGCGGTCATAATGAATTCAGCAATATGCAAGTGGTGAGTCTGGTATGTGACTTGCTCGATGAACTGTTAGCGCAATCGAAACATAAGCCGCATACCTCGCTGATCGAATTTGTAACGGATCGCCCTGGTCATGACAAACGCTATGCTGTCGATGCCAGTAAAATCAAGGCTGAACTAAACTGGATGCCAGCAGAGACATTTGAAACCGGTTTAAGAAGAACGGTGCAATGGTATCTTGATAACCAGCAATGGTGTGCG